One Alnus glutinosa chromosome 3, dhAlnGlut1.1, whole genome shotgun sequence genomic region harbors:
- the LOC133864029 gene encoding uncharacterized protein LOC133864029 yields MSFQHKSFWMPRDAGCLTDGEMGCDSSSRIDPKRGHQWFMDASGPDLFNNKKQAVETVDGRPVSGVAHMNVFPWDNSPSFQSVPGQFTDRLFGPEPLRTVNLVDRNISSVGSGNMVMGIKGFENQYGKDPSVDLSMSHSIEDPSSCLSFGGIRKVRVNEVNSDNGMSESIGHTYSRADNSIISIGASYSKNDTNAISLGTTYNNGDENAISMGPTFSKAENNFMLIGNTFNKGDDNFITKGHNYGKTDNSMLSMGQPFDKGDGNFISMGQSFEKGDSSVISLGASCTKGHENFITMGGKANENFISMVPYKGSDHIISMGPTYDKADSNILSMGSPYDKGDCSAQSMGHNYNKGESNTISFGGLHDEPETDPSGGIISSYDLLMSTQNSAQASEVSGQKDLVETNADPVVNDAQKAKPDANPRNKEPKTTKKVPPNNFPSNVKSLLSTGMFDGVPVKYVSWSREKNLKGIIKGTGYLCCCDSCQLSKSLNAYEFERHAGCKTKHPNNHIYFENGKTIYAVVQELKNTPQEMLFDTIQNVTGSPINLKNFRIWKASYQAATRELQRIYGKDEVIMPS; encoded by the exons TCCTTTCAGCACAAAAGCTTTTGGATGCCCAGGGATGCTGGGTGTCTAACTGATGGAGAAATGGGTTGCGATAGTTCTTCCAGAATTGATCCAAAGCGTGGTCATCAGTGGTTTATGGATGCCAGTGGACCAGATCTATTCAACAACAAGAAGCAAGCTGTAGAAACTGTCGATGGAAGACCAGTTTCAGGAGTTGCACATATGAATGTTTTTCCATGGGATAACAGTCCTAGCTTCCAATCTGTTCCGGGGCAATTCACTGACCGCCTCTTCGGACCTGAGCCTTTACGGACTGTCAATCTGGTTGATAGGAATATTTCTTCTGTTGGAAGTGGAAATATGGTTATGGGAATAAAAGGTTTTGAGAATCAGTATGGAAAAGATCCTTCGGTGGATTTGTCTATGTCtcattccattgaagatccatCATCATGCCTGAGTTTTGGTGGAATAAGAAAAGTTAGAGTCAATGAAGTTAACTCTGACAATGGCATGTCTGAATCTATAGGGCACACCTACAGTAGGGCTGATAACAGTATAATATCTATAGGTGCCTCCTATAGTAAGAATGACACAAATGCCATATCGTTGGGCACTACTTACAACAATGGGGATGAAAATGCCATCTCGATGGGCCCCACCTTCAGTAAGGCAGAAAAcaatttcatgttgattgggaACACCTTCAATAAGGGAGATGACAATTTCATAACAAAGGGTCACAACTATGGCAAGACAGACAATAGTATGTTATCAATGGGTCAGCCCTTTGACAAGGGGGATGGAAATTTTATATCCATGGGTCAGTCGTTTGAAAAGGGAGATAGCAGTGTCATATCATTGGGTGCCTCCTGTACCAAGGGGCATGAGAATTTTATCACAATGGGTGGTAAAGCCAACGAGAATTTTATATCAATGGTGCCATATAAGGGGAGTGACCATATCATATCAATGGGTCCAACCTATGACAAGGCAGATTCCAACATTTTATCAATGGGATCTCCCTATGACAAAGGAGATTGCAGCGCTCAATCTATGGGTCACAACTATAATAAGGGTGAGAGCAATACCATATCTTTTGGAGGGCTTCATGATGAACCTGAGACAGATCCCTCTGGCGGGATCATTAGTAGCTATGATTTGTTGATGAGTACTCAGAACTCAGCACAAGCTTCAGAAGTATCAGGCCAGAAGGATCTGGTTGAAACTAATGCTGATCCAGTTGTAAATGATGCTCAAAAAGCTAAACCTGATGCCAACCCTAGGAATAAGGAGCCAAAGACAACTAAGAAGGTTCCTCCTAACAACTTCCCTTCAAATGTCAAAAGTTTGTTGTCTACTGGTATGTTTGATGGGGTCCCTGTGAAGTATGTTTCCTGGTCGCGTGAG AAAAATCTTAAAGGAATTATTAAGGGAACTGGGTATTTGTGTTGCTGTGACAGCTGCCAGCTCTCCAAG TCTCTAAATGCTTATGAGTTTGAGCGTCATGCTGGTTGCAAGACCAAACACCCGAATAATCACATTTATTTTGAGAATGGAAAGACCATCTATGCTGTTGTTCAAGAGCTGAAGAACACTCCTCAGGAGATGCTGTTTGATACAATTCAAAATGTGACAGGTTCTCCAATTAATCTGAAGAATTTCCGGATCTGGAAAG CATCATATCAAGCTGCCACCCGTGAACTTCAGCGTATCTATGGAAAGGATGAAGTTATCATGCCATCCTGA
- the LOC133862389 gene encoding WAT1-related protein At2g39510-like has product MSMEFLIRLFCRMKLYLAVILLQFGYAGMAIIAKFALNRGMSHFVLIAYRMAIASLVIAPFAFVFERTSRPRMTLSIFARVILLSFFDPVLDQNLYYIGMTYTNAYFTSAMCNTLPAFAFAMAWICGLEQVNTRRLHSMAKIFGTLVAVGGAMFMTLFKGSVLNLPWTNGRNHHDHQSAGPAHKQDVFKGALLVFGSSFFWSCFMILHAFTLKVYPAKLSLTALICITGTVECTIVALAFERGSAAAWSVHLDAKFLASVYAGVLSGVAYYTMGVVIRERGPVFFSAFSPLSTVVVAIVGSLVLAEEMYLGRIIGAVIIVIGLYFVLWGKRIDQPTSSDTAAANEEQMATVTESMGTSNRVFVDVSSVVPKDEHV; this is encoded by the exons ATGTCTATGGAGTTCTTGATTCGCTTATTTTGTCGCATGAAGCTATATTTGGCTGTCATTCTTTTGCAGTTTGGCTATGCCGGGATGGCCATTATTGCCAAGTTTGCTTTAAACCGGGGGATGAGCCATTTCGTACTCATAGCCTACAGGATGGCCATTGCCTCCCTTGTTATTGCTCCTTTCGCCTTTGTTTTTgaaag GACATCAAGGCCAAGGATGACATTGTCCATCTTCGCGAGGGTAATACTGCTGAGCTTCTTTGA CCCTGTTCTTGACCAGAACCTGTATTATATTGGGATGACGTATACAAATGCCTATTTCACATCTGCCATGTGCAATACCCTTCCAGCCTTCGCATTTGCAATGGCTTGGATTTGCGG GCTTGAGCAGGTCAATACTAGGAGACTGCACAGCATGGCAAAGATATTTGGGACCTTAGTGGCGGTTGGCGGAGCAATGTTTATGACTCTGTTCAAAGGATCTGTACTGAATCTGCCATGGACAAACGGAAGAAACCATCATGATCATCAATCTGCTGGACCTGCGCATAAGCAAGATGTCTTCAAGGGTGCTCTACTGGTCTTCGGGTCCAGTTTCTTCTGGTCTTGCTTCATGATTCTACAC GCATTTACACTGAAAGTGTACCCTGCCAAGCTCTCCCTCACAGCTTTGATATGCATTACGGGAACGGTGGAATGCACCATAGTGGCCTTGGCATTTGAGAGGGGCAGTGCTGCAGCGTGGTCCGTACACTTGGATGCCAAATTTCTAGCCAGTGTTTATGCA GGAGTACTCTCTGGTGTAGCTTATTATACCATGGGAGTGGTAATCAGGGAAAGGGGACCCGTTTTCTTCTCTGCTTTCAGCCCTCTAAGCACTGTCGTTGTTGCAATTGTGGGCTCCCTCGTATTAGCAGAAGAAATGTATTTAGGAAG GATTATTGGAGCGGTTATTATTGTGATTGGCCTATATTTTGTTCTATGGGGTAAGAGGATCGACCAGCCTACATCTAGTGACACTGCAGCAGCAAACGAAGAACAGATGGCTACAGTTACCGAGAGTATGGGGACTTCAAATCGTGTATTCGTTGATGTTTCCAGCGTAGTACCGAAGGATGAACATGTTTAA
- the LOC133864732 gene encoding WAT1-related protein At2g39510-like isoform X2 codes for MSMESVAQLYNWVKPFFVVIVLQIGSAGMTIICKFTLDQGMSQHVLIVYRYAVATAVIAPFAHVFDRKIRPKLTFSLFAKIVLLSLLEPVIDQNLYYTGMTYTTATFTAALCNVLPAMAFLMAWICRLEKVSRRLHSQAKVLGTIVALGGAMVMTLVKGAMLNLPWTNGNGQQESRGPANQQDPIKGALMILAGCVCWSAFIILQAITLKSYPAELSLTLWICLMGTVQNSILALVMEWGNPKAWAIHLDAMLLAAVYGGVISTGITYYLQGVIMKDRGPVFVTAFRPLTMILVAIMASFMLNENMYLGMVIGAVIIVVGLYLVLWGKSKDDQYLTKSNSDEVLPSAHTLSPMNERA; via the exons ATGTCTATGGAGTCCGTGGCTCAATTGTATAACTGGGTGAAGCCATTTTTTGTAGTCATTGTTTTGCAGATTGGTTCCGCAGGGATGACCATAATTTGTAAGTTTACTCTGGACCAGGGGATGAGCCAACATGTATTGATAGTCTACCGGTATGCTGTTGCCACTGCTGTCATTGCTCCTTTCGCTCATGTCTTTGatag GAAAATAAGGCCAAAGTTGaccttctctctctttgctaAGATTGTGTTGCTCAGCTTATTGGA GCCTGTAATTGACCAGAACTTGTACTATACTGGGATGACGTATACAACAGCAACTTTTACAGCTGCCTTGTGCAATGTTCTTCCAGCCATGGCATTTTTAATGGCTTGGATTTGTAG GCTTGAGAAGGTGTCTAGAAGACTACATAGCCAGGCAAAGGTACTGGGGACTATAGTCGCGCTAGGGGGAGCAATGGTTATGACTCTTGTTAAAGGAGCCATGTTGAATTTGCCATGGACAAATGGGAATGGCCAACAGGAATCTAGGGGTCCAGCAAATCAGCAAGATCCCATCAAGGGTGCTCTCATGATCTTAGCAGGTTGTGTTTGCTGGTCTGCTTTCATCATTCTTCAA GCAATTACGCTGAAATCATACCCTGCAGAGCTTTCCCTAACTCTTTGGATATGCTTGATGGGCACAGTCCAAAACAGTATACTGGCACTTGTCATGGAATGGGGCAACCCGAAGGCCTGGGCGATACACTTGGATGCCATGCTCTTAGCTGCTGTATACGGT GGCGTAATATCTACAGGGATAACTTATTACCTTCAAGGAGTGATAATGAAGGATAGGGGACCTGTTTTCGTTACTGCTTTTAGACCCCTAACCATGATTCTGGTTGCAATCATGGCCTCCTTCATGCTCAACGAGAACATGTACTTGGGAAT GGTTATTGGAGCGGTTATCATTGTAGTTGGCCTATATCTGGTTTTGTGGGGCAAGAGCAAGGATGATCAGTACCTTACCAAGTCCAACAGCGATGAGGTTCTACCAAGTGCCCATACTTTGTCTCCTATGAATGAGAGAGCATAA
- the LOC133864732 gene encoding WAT1-related protein At2g39510-like isoform X1, whose product MSMESVAQLYNWVKPFFVVIVLQIGSAGMTIICKFTLDQGMSQHVLIVYRKIRPKLTFSLFAKIVLLSLLEPVIDQNLYYTGMTYTTATFTAALCNVLPAMAFLMAWICRLEKVSRRLHSQAKVLGTIVALGGAMVMTLVKGAMLNLPWTNGNGQQESRGPANQQDPIKGALMILAGCVCWSAFIILQAITLKSYPAELSLTLWICLMGTVQNSILALVMEWGNPKAWAIHLDAMLLAAVYGGVISTGITYYLQGVIMKDRGPVFVTAFRPLTMILVAIMASFMLNENMYLGMVIGAVIIVVGLYLVLWGKSKDDQYLTKSNSDEVLPSAHTLSPMNERA is encoded by the exons ATGTCTATGGAGTCCGTGGCTCAATTGTATAACTGGGTGAAGCCATTTTTTGTAGTCATTGTTTTGCAGATTGGTTCCGCAGGGATGACCATAATTTGTAAGTTTACTCTGGACCAGGGGATGAGCCAACATGTATTGATAGTCTACCG GAAAATAAGGCCAAAGTTGaccttctctctctttgctaAGATTGTGTTGCTCAGCTTATTGGA GCCTGTAATTGACCAGAACTTGTACTATACTGGGATGACGTATACAACAGCAACTTTTACAGCTGCCTTGTGCAATGTTCTTCCAGCCATGGCATTTTTAATGGCTTGGATTTGTAG GCTTGAGAAGGTGTCTAGAAGACTACATAGCCAGGCAAAGGTACTGGGGACTATAGTCGCGCTAGGGGGAGCAATGGTTATGACTCTTGTTAAAGGAGCCATGTTGAATTTGCCATGGACAAATGGGAATGGCCAACAGGAATCTAGGGGTCCAGCAAATCAGCAAGATCCCATCAAGGGTGCTCTCATGATCTTAGCAGGTTGTGTTTGCTGGTCTGCTTTCATCATTCTTCAA GCAATTACGCTGAAATCATACCCTGCAGAGCTTTCCCTAACTCTTTGGATATGCTTGATGGGCACAGTCCAAAACAGTATACTGGCACTTGTCATGGAATGGGGCAACCCGAAGGCCTGGGCGATACACTTGGATGCCATGCTCTTAGCTGCTGTATACGGT GGCGTAATATCTACAGGGATAACTTATTACCTTCAAGGAGTGATAATGAAGGATAGGGGACCTGTTTTCGTTACTGCTTTTAGACCCCTAACCATGATTCTGGTTGCAATCATGGCCTCCTTCATGCTCAACGAGAACATGTACTTGGGAAT GGTTATTGGAGCGGTTATCATTGTAGTTGGCCTATATCTGGTTTTGTGGGGCAAGAGCAAGGATGATCAGTACCTTACCAAGTCCAACAGCGATGAGGTTCTACCAAGTGCCCATACTTTGTCTCCTATGAATGAGAGAGCATAA
- the LOC133864651 gene encoding WAT1-related protein At2g39510-like — MSMESVAQLYNRVKPFFVVIVLQIASAGMTIICKFTLDQGMSQHVLIVYRYAVATAVIAPFALVFDRKIRPKLTFSLFAKIVLLGLLEPVIDQNLYYTGMKYTTATFTAALCNVLPAMAFLMAWICRLEKVSRRIHSQAKVLGTIVALGGAMVMTLVKGAMLNLPWTNGNGQQESRGPANQQDPIKGALMILAGCVCWSAFIILQAITLKSYPAELSLTLWICLMGTVQNSILALVMEWGNPKAWAIHLDAMLLAAVYGGVISTGITYYLQGVIMKDRGPVFVTAFRPLTMILVAIMASFMLNENMYLGMVIGAVIIVVGLYLVLWGKSKDDQYLTKSNSDEVLPSAHTLSPMNESA, encoded by the exons ATGTCTATGGAGTCCGTGGCTCAATTGTATAACCGGGTGAAGCCATTTTTTGTAGTCATTGTTTTGCAGATTGCTTCCGCAGGGATGACCATAATTTGTAAATTTACTCTGGACCAGGGGATGAGCCAACATGTATTGATAGTCTACCGGTATGCTGTTGCCACTGCTGTCATTGCTCCTTTCGCTCTTGTCTTTGatag GAAAATAAGGCCAAAGTTGaccttctctctctttgctaAGATTGTGTTGCTCGGCTTATTGGA GCCTGTAATTGACCAGAACTTGTACTATACTGGGATGAAGTATACAACGGCAACTTTTACAGCTGCCTTGTGCAATGTTCTTCCTGCCATGGCATTTTTAATGGCTTGGATTTGTAG GCTTGAGAAGGTGTCTAGAAGAATACATAGCCAGGCAAAGGTACTGGGGACTATAGTCGCGCTAGGGGGAGCAATGGTTATGACTCTTGTTAAAGGAGCCATGTTGAATTTGCCATGGACGAATGGGAATGGCCAACAGGAATCTAGGGGTCCAGCAAATCAGCAAGATCCCATCAAGGGTGCTCTCATGATCTTAGCAGGTTGTGTTTGCTGGTCTGCTTTCATCATTCTTCAA GCAATTACGCTGAAATCATACCCTGCAGAGCTTTCTCTAACTCTTTGGATATGCTTGATGGGCACAGTCCAAAACAGTATACTGGCACTTGTCATGGAATGGGGCAACCCGAAGGCCTGGGCGATACACTTGGATGCCATGCTCTTAGCTGCTGTATACGGT GGCGTAATATCTACAGGGATAACTTATTACCTTCAAGGAGTGATAATGAAGGATAGGGGACCTGTTTTCGTTACTGCTTTTAGACCCCTAACCATGATTCTGGTTGCAATCATGGCCTCCTTCATGCTCAACGAGAACATGTACTTGGGAAT GGTTATTGGAGCGGTTATCATTGTAGTTGGCCTATATCTGGTTTTGTGGGGCAAGAGCAAGGATGATCAGTACCTTACCAAATCCAACAGCGATGAGGTTCTACCAAGTGCCCATACTTTATCTCCTATGAATGAGAGCGCATAA